From Elusimicrobiota bacterium:
CCCAACGAACCAACTCCAATGACACCTATTTTCATATATTTTTATATTCCAACTAAACAAATTTTGTTATTATCTGCGAATTTTATTGCATTCTCTTTTTCCAGGATAAGTGTTTTTTCTGATTCAATAGCTAAAACTAATGCGTTTGCTTCTTTTAATGTTTCAACAGTTCTTAAGCCAATCACTGGTATATCAAATCGCATATCCTGTTTGGGTCTTGCAACCTTTACAACGGTAAAAGTATCTGTGATTTTTCCTGACCGCTTAATACACTCGTCAGTGCCTTCCATTGCCTCAACCGCAACGATTGATTTATCCTTTACACAGACAGTTTGACCAATATCAAGTTGTGCAATTTCTTTTGCTATTTTATAGCCAAATTCAATATCTTCTTTCTGTGATTTATCAGGTTTTATTTTTGTAAGTATTTCTTTTTTTGCGATGGAATCAGACAGATAAATTGCGGAAGATAAAAACTCAATCCCTTCTTTTTTTAGTTCATCACATACAGCAGAAAGAATTGAATCAGCAGTTTTGGATTTAAGTTTTGTAAGAAGTGAAAGTGCTTTTAAGTCAGGCTTGACGGAAAAAAGTTTTGTATGTTTTACCTGTCCTGCCATTACACATTTTTTGATATTTTCTTTTTTGAAGGTTTCTATAAGTTTGGAAAACTGACCGACATTTATCCAGTAGGTTTTATCGGCAAGTGTTTCTATTGATTTATCCGTCTCGTCGTAAAGAGCAATAGCAACGACTTTTTCACCCCTTTTTTTTGCCTGTTTTATAAAAACTAATGGGAAACTACCATTTCCTGCAACTAGTCCAATCATTATTAGAAAATTGATTAATTAATTAATTCGTTAACGGTTGTCGTCTGAAAAATATCGTGTTTTTATTCACTATCTATTTCCTGTATTTTTCCAGGTCTTGTTATGCCACGTTTTGAGTTTTTTATAAAATCAACAAATTCATTCACTTCTTTAGATGGATTTGAAGTAACAAGTTGGTCAATCGCTTCTGCAACAGTAAGTCCTGATGTAAAGACAGTTTTATATACTGATTTTATATCGCTGATTTGTT
This genomic window contains:
- the lpxI gene encoding UDP-2,3-diacylglucosamine diphosphatase LpxI (LpxI, functionally equivalent to LpxH, replaces it in LPS biosynthesis in a minority of bacteria.); this encodes MIGLVAGNGSFPLVFIKQAKKRGEKVVAIALYDETDKSIETLADKTYWINVGQFSKLIETFKKENIKKCVMAGQVKHTKLFSVKPDLKALSLLTKLKSKTADSILSAVCDELKKEGIEFLSSAIYLSDSIAKKEILTKIKPDKSQKEDIEFGYKIAKEIAQLDIGQTVCVKDKSIVAVEAMEGTDECIKRSGKITDTFTVVKVARPKQDMRFDIPVIGLRTVETLKEANALVLAIESEKTLILEKENAIKFADNNKICLVGI